One region of Desulfovibrio sp. JC022 genomic DNA includes:
- the tssE gene encoding type VI secretion system baseplate subunit TssE — protein sequence MTTQRLLERIRFMEEDPDWRDSAEPGQVVKSVLDYLRMILNTRQGNAQIAPDFGVPDFTSMIGATGLDAVRSIEESMTEVILKYEPRLANVNIEFVPMEDNPLALHFKLQAKLALEGQDMPVVFETVLDPDGQISVKDN from the coding sequence TTGACCACTCAGCGACTTCTTGAACGTATCCGTTTCATGGAAGAGGACCCGGATTGGCGGGATTCTGCCGAGCCGGGGCAGGTGGTCAAGTCTGTGCTGGATTACCTGCGCATGATCCTGAATACCCGGCAGGGTAATGCCCAGATCGCGCCCGATTTCGGGGTCCCGGATTTTACGTCCATGATCGGGGCCACCGGGTTGGATGCGGTACGCTCCATTGAGGAGTCCATGACCGAGGTTATCCTAAAATATGAACCCCGGCTGGCAAACGTGAATATAGAATTTGTTCCCATGGAGGATAACCCGCTGGCTCTGCATTTCAAGCTGCAAGCCAAGCTGGCCTTAGAGGGCCAAGACATGCCCGTAGTATTCGAGACGGTTCTCGATCCAGACGGACAAATTTCAGTGAAAGATAACTAG
- a CDS encoding Hcp family type VI secretion system effector, with protein MALTSYMKVTGKTQGQIKGDCTQMGDKKDTMLVYALDHNVEIPKDTHTGLPTGQRIHKPFTVTKHVDNGSPKLAQACCKGEQLTVEIDHYHIDATGIEKKYYTIKMEEAIIVNLHNYKPVTFLPDNKGYHDMEDVSFTYSKITWTYADGNIEYTDDWKSS; from the coding sequence ATGGCACTTACTTCGTATATGAAGGTAACAGGAAAGACTCAGGGACAGATCAAGGGTGATTGTACTCAGATGGGCGATAAAAAAGATACCATGCTTGTTTATGCGCTGGATCACAATGTTGAAATTCCCAAGGATACCCATACCGGGCTTCCCACCGGGCAGCGTATCCACAAACCGTTCACCGTGACCAAACACGTGGATAACGGTTCCCCTAAACTGGCTCAGGCCTGCTGTAAAGGTGAGCAACTCACTGTTGAAATCGACCACTACCATATCGATGCCACCGGAATTGAAAAGAAGTACTACACCATCAAGATGGAAGAAGCGATCATCGTCAACCTGCACAACTATAAGCCGGTGACTTTCCTGCCCGACAACAAAGGGTATCACGACATGGAAGACGTCAGCTTTACCTATTCCAAAATCACATGGACCTACGCTGACGGCAATATTGAATACACTGACGACTGGAAATCCAGTTAG
- the tssC gene encoding type VI secretion system contractile sheath large subunit, whose amino-acid sequence MAEEKLEQQQAAQSAAEGSLLDDIVEATKLKPEDEAYSVTKAGLQAFLEEMVKPEREGAKISGNLVDDMLAQIDGKLSAQMDSIMHNKEFQKMESSWRSLKFLIDRTDFRENVRIQMMNVSKEDLLDDFDDAPEITKSGLYKQAYTAEYGQFGGQPFGAIIGNYDFGPGPQDMKLLQYTASVSAMSHAPFIAAAGPKFFGIEKWSELPNLKDLKSIFEMPQYAKWNSFRESDDARNVGLTLPKFLLRLPYGPETLPAKSFNYQESVSDGDDDFCWGNTAFAFASKLTDSFAKYRWCANIIGPQGGGAVEDLPLYQYEAMGAVQTKIPTQVLLSERREFELAEEGFIGLTMRKGSDNAAFFSANSCQKPKFFGTSKEGKEAELNYKLSTQLPYMMIMDRLAHYIKVIQRENIGTWKERGDLERELNTWISQYVTEMDNPAPSVRSRRPLRMAKIEVSDVEGDPGWYQVSLKARPHFKYMGASFTLSLLGKLEKE is encoded by the coding sequence ATGGCAGAAGAAAAACTTGAACAACAGCAGGCTGCGCAGTCCGCTGCCGAAGGTTCGCTTCTAGATGATATTGTGGAGGCCACCAAACTCAAGCCCGAAGATGAAGCCTATTCTGTGACCAAGGCGGGCTTGCAGGCTTTTCTTGAGGAAATGGTCAAGCCGGAACGCGAAGGAGCCAAGATTTCCGGCAATCTCGTGGATGACATGCTGGCCCAGATTGATGGAAAATTATCCGCCCAGATGGACAGCATTATGCACAACAAGGAATTCCAGAAAATGGAATCCTCGTGGCGGTCACTCAAATTCCTGATTGACCGTACTGATTTTCGGGAAAATGTGCGTATTCAGATGATGAATGTTTCCAAAGAGGACCTGCTTGATGATTTCGATGATGCACCGGAAATTACCAAATCCGGTCTCTACAAGCAGGCCTATACCGCGGAATACGGTCAGTTCGGCGGGCAGCCTTTCGGGGCTATTATCGGTAATTATGATTTTGGACCCGGCCCGCAGGATATGAAACTGCTGCAATATACTGCTTCGGTTTCTGCCATGTCCCATGCGCCGTTTATTGCCGCTGCCGGTCCGAAATTTTTCGGTATTGAAAAATGGAGTGAGCTACCCAATCTTAAGGATCTCAAATCCATTTTTGAAATGCCGCAATACGCCAAGTGGAACTCTTTCCGCGAGTCGGACGATGCCCGCAATGTGGGGCTGACCCTGCCTAAATTCCTGCTGCGGCTTCCTTACGGACCGGAAACCCTTCCGGCAAAAAGTTTCAACTATCAGGAGTCTGTTTCCGACGGAGATGATGACTTTTGCTGGGGCAACACAGCTTTTGCTTTTGCCTCCAAGCTGACCGATTCATTTGCCAAGTACCGTTGGTGCGCAAACATCATAGGTCCGCAGGGCGGCGGGGCCGTGGAAGACCTGCCCCTCTACCAGTACGAGGCCATGGGCGCGGTGCAGACCAAGATTCCCACGCAGGTGCTTCTTTCCGAGCGCAGGGAATTCGAGCTTGCCGAGGAAGGATTCATCGGTCTGACCATGCGCAAAGGCAGTGACAATGCGGCGTTCTTTTCCGCTAACTCCTGTCAGAAACCGAAGTTCTTCGGCACCAGCAAAGAAGGCAAGGAAGCCGAGCTTAATTACAAGCTCTCCACCCAGTTGCCTTACATGATGATCATGGACCGCTTGGCCCACTACATCAAAGTTATCCAGCGCGAAAATATCGGTACATGGAAAGAGCGTGGCGATCTTGAGCGCGAACTGAACACCTGGATTTCCCAGTATGTCACCGAGATGGACAACCCCGCACCCAGTGTGCGCAGCCGCCGTCCCTTACGTATGGCCAAGATTGAGGTCAGCGATGTGGAAGGCGATCCGGGCTGGTATCAGGTTTCCCTGAAGGCCCGCCCGCATTTCAAGTACATGGGTGCTTCTTTCACCCTCTCATTGCTGGGTAAGCTGGAGAAGGAATAG
- the tssB gene encoding type VI secretion system contractile sheath small subunit: MAKEGSVAPKERVNIVYKPETGDAKEEVELPLKLLVVGDFTQKDDDRMVEDRDPVNIDKDNFNEVLKAQDLELNMGVEDKLSGDPDAQMAVKLKFESLKDFDPDRIISQVPELQKLMELREALKALKSPLSNVPEFRKKVQELVKDDGAREKLLKELGIE; the protein is encoded by the coding sequence ATGGCTAAAGAAGGTTCCGTAGCTCCCAAGGAGCGGGTCAACATTGTTTATAAGCCTGAGACTGGCGACGCGAAAGAAGAGGTCGAGCTTCCTCTCAAGCTGCTCGTGGTCGGAGATTTTACCCAAAAAGATGATGATCGTATGGTCGAGGACCGCGATCCGGTGAATATCGACAAGGATAATTTCAACGAAGTTCTCAAGGCTCAGGATCTGGAGTTGAACATGGGTGTTGAGGATAAACTCAGCGGCGACCCTGACGCGCAGATGGCGGTTAAGCTCAAGTTTGAAAGCCTCAAGGATTTCGACCCGGACCGGATTATCAGTCAGGTTCCGGAACTTCAAAAACTCATGGAGCTTCGTGAAGCCCTGAAAGCCCTGAAGAGTCCGCTCTCCAATGTGCCGGAATTCAGGAAAAAGGTTCAGGAACTGGTCAAGGATGACGGCGCGCGTGAAAAGCTGCTCAAAGAACTTGGAATCGAGTAG
- the tssA gene encoding type VI secretion system protein TssA has product MELLDLGRKPVSEEHPAGADARYEPEYDRLQQEIDKLASATAGGAVDWKRVIKLGSVILSSKSKDLKVASYLGVGLLHLKGVEGLSAGAQLLLDLITNFWDTLYPAKKRMRGRFGAISWWVEKAEKYLKKYDGGELSKEVVDLLDKRITELDAALAEKSEDAPVLRDLSGYVRHLPVVAEPEPEHPASVGEGDGSGSAASTETVPSASYVASGVGNINSSEEYSAGFKAMLSSLGPLSEYLLVNDLAAAEGYRLRRMSAWMPISSLPPAQNGRTMVPAPDGPVKDSILSQLQKSDFAGALREAESRVGEYLFWLDLSRMSAEALKALGAGYVEALTALELETEIYVQRLPGMASLSFADGTPFADPKTRSWLQSLGKSKGGALGTEDKADKVSEIMAKANQFAADKKMFEAVSIICDSINTSPSLRSVFRLRSGLTGLLTAEGQAGVAHVHAVELLEQIDSSGLEQWEPELALSGLLAAYGAMVAEGGPESATKSVEILQRISRLSPVEGLKINGVN; this is encoded by the coding sequence ATGGAACTACTCGATCTGGGCAGGAAGCCTGTCAGCGAAGAACATCCGGCCGGGGCAGATGCCCGTTACGAGCCGGAGTACGACCGTTTGCAGCAGGAGATCGACAAACTTGCCAGTGCCACTGCGGGCGGAGCCGTGGATTGGAAACGGGTGATCAAGCTCGGTTCGGTTATTTTGAGCAGCAAGTCCAAAGATTTAAAGGTCGCTTCATATCTTGGTGTGGGACTTTTACACCTTAAAGGAGTCGAAGGTCTTTCCGCCGGGGCGCAGCTTCTGCTCGATTTGATTACTAATTTTTGGGACACACTTTATCCGGCTAAAAAACGTATGCGCGGCAGATTCGGGGCCATCAGCTGGTGGGTTGAGAAAGCTGAAAAATATCTCAAAAAATATGACGGGGGTGAGCTTTCCAAAGAAGTAGTGGATCTGCTGGATAAGCGCATCACTGAGTTAGATGCGGCTTTAGCGGAAAAATCTGAAGATGCGCCAGTATTGAGGGATTTGTCCGGCTATGTTCGCCATCTGCCTGTAGTGGCGGAGCCTGAGCCCGAACATCCCGCTTCTGTCGGGGAAGGGGATGGTTCCGGCTCGGCTGCATCCACCGAAACTGTTCCTTCTGCTTCTTATGTTGCGTCTGGCGTAGGCAATATAAATTCTTCCGAAGAATATTCCGCCGGGTTTAAAGCCATGCTTTCCTCTCTCGGACCTCTTTCGGAATATCTTCTCGTGAATGATCTTGCCGCTGCTGAGGGCTATAGGTTGCGGCGCATGTCCGCGTGGATGCCTATTTCCTCCCTTCCTCCTGCGCAAAACGGGCGGACCATGGTTCCTGCGCCGGACGGCCCGGTCAAAGATTCTATTCTCAGCCAGCTTCAAAAGTCTGATTTCGCAGGGGCCTTGCGTGAGGCCGAGTCCCGTGTCGGGGAATATCTTTTCTGGCTCGATTTGAGTCGCATGTCAGCTGAGGCCCTTAAAGCTTTAGGTGCTGGATACGTCGAAGCACTGACCGCCCTTGAATTGGAAACGGAAATTTATGTGCAACGTCTGCCCGGTATGGCTTCCTTGAGCTTTGCAGACGGTACTCCTTTTGCTGATCCCAAGACCCGTTCGTGGTTGCAATCTCTTGGCAAAAGCAAGGGCGGTGCTCTCGGGACAGAGGATAAGGCGGACAAAGTTTCTGAAATAATGGCTAAAGCGAACCAATTTGCAGCGGATAAAAAAATGTTCGAGGCAGTTTCTATCATTTGTGATAGTATCAATACATCTCCCTCTTTGCGCTCTGTTTTTCGGCTGCGTTCCGGGTTGACCGGATTGCTTACGGCAGAGGGACAGGCCGGAGTGGCCCATGTGCATGCAGTTGAATTGCTGGAACAAATTGACAGTTCCGGCCTTGAGCAGTGGGAGCCGGAACTTGCTTTATCCGGTTTGCTGGCTGCCTACGGGGCCATGGTTGCCGAGGGCGGACCGGAATCAGCAACAAAGAGTGTTGAAATTTTACAGCGTATCAGCAGGCTCAGTCCTGTTGAGGGGTTGAAGATTAACGGAGTTAACTAG